A window of Terriglobia bacterium genomic DNA:
CCCGACCACCGGCCGCAGCGTACCGTTCTCCAGGCCCGCAACCAATGCTGCATGAATGCTCGCCAGGTCGTGGTCGGAGATATTGAACGACGTCATGCCATACACCACGGCGTCGCGCGCCATCATGTCCCGAGGATTGATCTCCACCGCCCCACGGCTGCCGACCACCACTACCCGCCCTTTGATGACCAGCATCGTCAGGTCCTTCGCCAGGTTCTTGTTGGCCAGCATCTCCAGGATGATGTCGAATCCGCGTCCGCCCGTGAGCTTCATCAACTGCTCCTGCGCATCCGCCGCGCTGTGATCCACCACGTGATGCGCGCCCTCGCCCGCTACCAACTCTTTTCCCTTGTCGGTGCTCGCCGTCCCCACCACCATGAGGCCTGCCGCGCGCGCCATCTGCACCGCCGCAACGCCAACTCCGCCGCTTGCTCCGTGGATCAGCACGGTTTCTCCCGGCTGCGCGCTCGCTTTGTGAAACATGGCGCGATACGCGGTCACATACGGCACTCCCAGCGCCCCTCCCTGCGCGTAAGAGACGTTCTTCGCCAGCGCGTGCACCTGTGCCTCGGTACACAGTGCCTTCTCCGCGTAAGCGCCGGTCAGAGAACGGTAGATGTAAACGCGATCACCCGGGCGCACCTTGGTCACACCTTCGCCCACGCTCTCCACCTCGCCGGCCGCGTCGGAGCCCGGCGTGTATGGCAGCGCCGGCTTGATTCCATACGCGCCGCTGCGGATGTAGGTATCCACCGGATTCACGCCGATGGCGCGAACGCGCACCAGGACTGCGCCCGGCCCGGGAAGCGGGTCGGGAACATTCTCCAGTCGCAGAACCTCCGGACCGCCGAACTCGCGCACTCGAATCGCTTTCATCGTTCTCTCCTCACGGTGACCGCCAGTGAATCGGACAGCCCAGTATTAAAACACACGCGGAGAGGTCGGGCTGTCGGTCAATCAGTTTGTCGGTCCACGAGACTCGGGTTTGATTCAGAACTGACCGATAGACACAACAAGTGACAGGCTGAAGGTCTGAAAGGCTGAGAGACGGATAGGCCGAAAGACCGCTCACAGTTTGACCTGAAACTGAAACTCGAACCTGAAACTACTACTGTCCCTTCACCACCGCGCGCTCCAGAAGGTCTCGGACTTCCTCGTCCGTGGTCTGCGCGAAATCCTTGTACCATTGCCCGACCGCGAAGAAGGGCTCCGGAGTGCTGGCGCACAACACCTCGTTGCCTTCTTCGCGCAGTTGATCGCAAGTGGCGCGCGCGGCCACCGGCACCGCCACCACGATCCGCGACGCTCCCGCCTTGCGCAGCGCCGCTGCCGCTGCCCGCATGGTCGACCCAGTGGCCAGCCCATCGTCCACCAGAATCACCGTCTTGCCGTGCACCTCCAGCGGCGGACGATCGCCGCGATATTGCCCCTCGCGCCGCTCCAGTTCGGCCTGCTCCTGCTGCGTGGCCTCTTCGATCGCCCAATCCGGAATCCCCAGCGCTTCCACCACGTCGCGGTTGAGCACGCGCACGCCGCCGGAGGCGATCGCGCCCATGGCCAGCTCCGGCTGCCCCGGCGTGCCCAGCTTGCGCACCACGAACACGTCCAGCGCCACTCCCAGCGCGCGCGCCACCTCGTAGCCGACGGGCACACCGCCGCGCGGCAGCGCCAGCACGACCACGTCGGCCCGCCCGGCGTACTCGCGCAACTTTTCCGCCAGCGTTTCGCCCGCGTCGAATCGGTCCCGGAACATCATCCCTTGACGTGCGGCCTCTCCTCTGTAGAATGAACGGCGCCGTTACCCCATTTTCGGTTACACCATGACTCGCAACTCTCGCCGGCTTCCAATATCACTCGCTCACAACCCATCAACGAACGTATTCCACGGCGTCGCCGGCATGGTCTCCGTGCTGGCGTGCCCATAGGCGCGGATAATCAGCGCCGCCCGCTCCACCTCGCGCACATCGGCGGCTTCGACAATGTCCACGACGTCGAAGCGCCCCAGCAGCGCGTAACTCTGCTTCCACACCACTCCCTTGCACTCCTTGCGGATCTTGTCCGCCACCGTCTTGGCCATTTTCTTGAAGTCTTTGGGATCGTCGAATGCGTCGGGGGATAGTTGGCTGAGAATCACGTACGTTGCCATCAAACACCTCCGTTTCGTCGGCTGAAACGATACTCTTGTGCCGCACCGAGGTAAACTCAGGCGGTTGTGGGTTTACGGTTGCCGGTTTTCAGTTCGGGCAACGGCAATGACAATGAACCGACCTGCCTGGTGGCTGTGAACACCGAAAACCGATGACCGACAACGACAACGGTCTTGACCTCTCCCGCGCCCAAAACGTCCGCTGCTCTGCCGACGCCACCGACGCTCGCGCGCAAGCTGGGCCTCTTCGACGCTTCCATGATCGTCATGGGCGGCATTGTTGGCGCCGGCATTTTCATCAATCCCTACGTCGTTGCGCAGCAGGTGCGCACCCCGGTGCTGATCCTGGGTGCGTGGATCGTCGGCGGACTGATCGCGCTCGCCGGCGCATTCATTTACGCGGAACTCGCCGCGCGCATGCCCGACGTCGGCGGCCAGTACGCCTACCTGCGCGAGGCCTACCATCCCGCTGTCGCGTTTCTTTACGGCTGGGTGCTGCTGCTGGTGATCCAGACCGGCGGCATGGCGGCGGTCTCGATCACCTTCGCGCGTTACCTGCTCGACCTTACCGGCGCCCCGGCTCCCGATTGGCTGGTCGGCGCCGCCGCCCTCGCAGTGCTGACCCTCATTAACTGCCTCGGCGTGAAGCAGGGAAGCGCCGTGCAGAGCACGCTGATGGTGATGAAGATCGTCGCCATCGCCGCGCTGATTTTCTGCGGTGTGTTTCTGCTCCGCCGGCCCTCGCAATTCACGCTGCGCCCGGTGGTTGGCGAGGCGCCGTCGTTTCATCTGTTTTCGATGTTCGGCGCCGCCATGGTGCCGGTACTCTTTGCCTACGGCGGGTGGCAGACTGCCAACTTTATCGGCGGCGAGATCCGCGATCCCCGCCGCAACCTGCCGCGCGGGCTGCTGCTCGGCGTCTGCGGCGTGATTGCACTTTATGTCGGCGTGAGTTTCGTGTGCGTGCGTGCGCTCGGCCCCGCTGGGTTGGCGCACACCGAGACGCCGGCCTCAGCGGTGATGCGCGTTGCCCTCGGCGAAACCGGCAAGAAGCTGATTGCGGTGGGTATTGCGATTTCCACTCTCGGTTTTCTCAGCCAGTCCATTCTCACCGCGCCGCGCGTGTATTTCGCCATGGCCGGCGACGGCCTTTTCTTTCGCGCTGTCGCCCGCATCCACCCGCGTACCCGAGTGCCGGTAGTGGCCATCATCCTGCAAAGCGTGTGGACCGTCGTGATCGCCGTCTCCGGCCGCTACGAGCAGATCCTCAACTACGTGGTCTCCATGGATTTCATCTTCTTCGGCCTGACCGCGACCTGCATTTTTGCTTTTCGCCGCCGCGACCCAGTCGGTGTTCCACCTCTGCCCGATCTTGGCAGCTGTAGGTCGGGCAAAGCTGCGCCCGGCTACCGCGTGCCCGGTCATCCCGTCACCACGGCGCTGTTCGTCGCCGCCTGCTGGCTGGTGGTCGCCAATACCATTTATCGTTATCCGCGCAACAGCCTGGCCGGCATGGTCATCCTGGCGGCCGGCGTGCCCGTGTATTTCATCTGGAGCATCCGCGGCAGCCGTCACCGTAAAATGCCGGACTCCAGCCCCTGATCGCTGGCCACGTGCCACTGGAATAACATGAATCGCAGCACGATATGTTCGGCTTACATGGAGTTCGCCAAGCTGCACTCGGCGTCGCGCTTCAACCTGGCGGCCAGCGGGATCATGAACTACCCGCTCTCCGAGCTGCCGGTGACCCTCGATCAATTGGAGATCAACGGGCCCACCGCCTACGGTTACGAGCCGCTGATTACGCGTCTGGCGGCAAAGCATAACGTCGCGCCCGACTGTGTCGTGTACGTCAATGGCGGCACCTCGCTGGCCAACCATCTCGCCCTCGCCTGTACCACCGAGCCCGGCGACCACGTGCTCATCGAAACTCCGGGTTACGAACTGCTCGACACTACCGCGCGCTTCCTCGGCCTCGAGATCGATCATTTCGCGCGCCGCTTCGAGGATGGCTACCGCCTCTATCCGCTCGACATCGAGCGCCAACTGACCCCGCGCACACGCCTGATCATCATCACCAACTTGCACAATCCCTCGGGCGTGCTCGCCGACAACGACACGCTGCGCCTCATCGGCAATCTCGCCCGCAGCGCCGGCGCCCGCGTGCTCGTCGACGAGGTTTACCTCGACATGGCATTCGAGCGCACGCCGCCCTCGTCCTTCCATCTCGACCCGGAAAGTTTCGTGGTGACCAGCAGCCTGACCAAAGCGTACGGCCTGAGCGGATTGCGTTGCGGATGGATTCTCGCCGAACCTGAGCTGGCCCGGCGCATCTGGCGCATCAACGACGTGTTCGGCGCGACGCCCGTCCATGCCGCCGAGTTGCTGAGCGTCATCGCCCTCGACAACCTGCCGAAGATCGCAGTGCGCGCAAAATCGCTGCTGGGAACCAACCGCGCGCTACTGAACCGCTTCTTCGATTCTTGTGCTGAGCTGGACGTCGTGCGCCCCCAGTTCGGGACCGTGGCCTTTCCGCGCTTGCGCAGCGGCGACGTCGATAGGCTGTTCAACCGGTTGCGCGACAAGTACGAAGCGAGCGTCGTTCCCGGCAGCTTCTTCTCCGCGCCGCGCCATTTCCGCATCGGCGTCGGCGGCGAAACCGAGATGACGCGCGAGGCCCTCGACCGCCTAGGCCGTACCTTGCAGGAATTATCCTGAACCTCCGGTTCCAGGAATTCCTTCCTACAACTACGGTGGAAGCGCCGGGCTTTAGAACCGACGGCCCAACCGGCGAATCCTCGCCCAGAAGTAAATCGGGCTTCAGCCCCGGAACTCGTAACTATTTCCCTGCCCAACATGCCGCCCGTTTTCCCAGAAATGCCGCGATCCCTTCCTGCGCATCTGCCGCCATCGAGTTCATGCTCATGATCTCCTTCGCGTAGGCGTACGCTTTCGGCTGATCGAGATCGACCTGCGTGTAATACGCCTGCTTGCCGATCGCCAGCGTCAGCGGGCTCGCACCGGCGATCTTCAGCGCCAATGCTTGGGTTCTTGACCTCAACTCCGCCGCTGTCGTCACTTCATTGATCAATCCCCACTCCGCCGCCGTATGCGAATTCACTGGCTCGCCGGTCATCAGCATCTGCAGTGCGCGCTTGCGGCCGATGGCGCGGCTCAAGGCCACCATCGGCGTTGTGCAGAACAATCCGATCTTCACTCCCGGCGTGGCGAACGTCGCTTCCGCCACCGCGATCGCCAGGTCGCACGTAGCCACCAGTTGGCAGCCGGCCGCCGTTGCCATCCCCTGCACTTCGGCCACCACCGGCTGCGGGATGCCCTGGATCTTCATCATCATCTCCGCGCAAACATCGAAGATGCGCCGGTAATCGTTGATGTTCCGGCCCACCATTTCGCTTAGGTCGTGTCCCGACGAAAACACCTTTCCTTCCGCCGCCAGGATCACCGCGCGCACCGACGCGTCGCCGCCCACGCGGTTCAGGCAGTCAATCACCTCCAGCATCAGGTCGAGCGATAGCGCATTGCGCCGGTTGGGCCGGTTCAGCGTCAGGATTCCCAGCGGCCCGTCGTTCTCGAAGCGGATGTTTGCGAACGCCATGGATCACCTCGGTCGCGCCTGATTCTATACAAAACCTCGGCCGCATCCTCGTAAATTGGTCCGGCCAATTTCGCCGCTGTGTCCCCCCTCACACTATCTTGTGACCTGCGTCATACACGCCTGCATCATGCAAAGCGCACAATCCCAGATGGTTGAGGATGTGCCATCGCACACCGTTTGTCTTGACCGCATATTTAGGGGTTCTTTGGCCGGTCCGCTCGCCCGCCCCTCGCACCCGGGCGGGCAACTAGGAAGGCAGATCACCTTTTCGCGTGATGCCGGGCACAGTCCCCAGTGAGAGAGGTTCGGATGGCCAAAGGCAGCGTTTCCATTCACGTCGAACGTTGCAAGGCGTGTGGCTTCTGCGTGGAGTTTTGTCCCACCAAGGTCCTGGCGCTTTCCTCGGCGTTCAATTCCAAGGGATACCACCCGCCGCAGATGGTCGCTCCCGAAAAGTGCAGCGGCTGCGATCTGTGCGGCATGTACTGTCCCGACTTCGCCATCTTCGGATATCGCCTGCACCCGCCCGAGGGCGCCGGCGCGGCGGACAAGGAGGCCCCTGATGCACGCTGATCCCACCGGCGTTCTGACCGGCACCCATTTCCTCGACGGCGACCACGCTTGCTGCGAAGGTTGCCTCGCCGCCGGCGCCCGCTTTGCCTCCGGCTATCCCATCACGCCCTCCACCGAGGTCGTCGAGCGCTTCGCCTCGCGCATTCCGACGGTGGGCGGAACTTTCATTCAGATGGAAGACGAGCTTGCCGCCTCCATCTGCCTGCAAGGCGCGGTTTGGGGCGGCGCCAAAGCTTTCACCGTGACCAGCGGCCCCGGCTTCTCGCTGATGATGGAGCACATCGGCTACGCCGCCATGACCGAGACGCCCTGCGTCTTCGTCAACGTGCAGCGCGGCGGCCCCTCCACCGGGCTGCCCACCCTTCCGGCGCAAGCCGATATGATGCAGGCCCGCTGGGGCTCGCACGGCGACTACGGCATCATCGCCCTTTGCCCCAACTCGCCGCAGGAGTGCTTCGACCTCACCATCAAGGCCTTCAACCTCTCCGAGCAATACCGCGTTCCGGTCATGGTGATGATGGACGAGGTTGTCGGCCACATGACCGAGAAGGTTGTCATTCCCCCCGCCGACCAACTTGAGGTCACGCCGCGCAAGCACACCAAGAAATCGCCCGCCGATTATCTGCCCTACCAGTGCAACGGCGACGGTTCGCTTGTGCCCGAGATGGCGCACGCCGGCGAGGGCTACAACTTCCACGTCACCGGCTTGACTCACGACGAGCGCGGCTATCCCAACATGACCGTCAAGGTCCAGGACCAGCTCGTCAAACGCCTGTGCGCCAAGATCGACAACGCCAAGGACCTGGTCGCCTACGAAGCCGACAACTTGGAAGGCACCGATGTGGTGGTCGTCTCCTACGGCATCACTTCGCGCGTCGCCCAGCGCGCCATTGACCTGGCCCGCGCGCAAGGGCTGAGGGTCGGCAAGCTGCGGCTGATCATCGCCTGGCCCTTCCCCGAAAAAGTCATTCGCGATCTGGCATCGAAAGTGAAGGCGTTTGTCGTCCCCGAGCTCAACCTCGGACAGATGGTCCGCGAAGTCGAACGCGCCGCCCGCGGCGCCGCCAAAGTCATTCACGTCGGGCACGCCGGCGGCGGCGTGCATCAGCCCGAGGCCATCGTCAAGGCCATCGTGGAGGCGAACCAATGAGCACCGTCCCTGTCAATCCCGTTCTGCCGTTCCTGCGCACTGACCGCCTGCCGACCATCTGGTGCCCGGGCTGCGGCATCGGCACCACCGTCAACTGTTTCTCGCGCGCCCTGCTCGATTCCGGGGTGGACCTCCGGCACCTGGCGATCGTCTCCGGCATCGGCTGTACCGGCCGCGTAGCCGGCTACGTCAAGCTGGATTCCTTCCACACCACCCACGGCCGCGCCATCCCGTTCGCCACCGGATTGAAGCTGGCCAATCCCAAGCTCAACGTGGTGGTCTATTCCGGCGACGGCGACCTCTCCGCCATCGGCGGCAATCACCTGATTCATGCCGCCCGCCGCAACATGGATATCAAGGTGATTTGCGTCAACAACCTCATCTACGCCATGACCGGCGGGCAGACGGCGCCCACCACGCCCGGCCACGTCATTACTTCGACGCATCCCTACGGCACCTTCGACCCGAACTTCAACTTGCCGCACCTGGTCGAGGCCGCCGGCGCCGTCTACGTCGCGCGCTGGACAACGTTCCACGTGCGCCAGATCGCGCGCTCCATGGCCGAGGTCTTCAAGAAACCCGGTTTCTGCTTCATCGAGATCCTCTCGCCCTGCCCGACGCTCTACCAGCGCCGCAACAAGATGGGCGACGGCCTCGACACCATGAAGTTCTACAAAGAGCACAGCAAGATCAAGAACGGTGTTTCCACCAGCGAGGTCGGACTGACCCGCAACGGCGACATCATCGTCGGCAAGTTCGTCGACCGCGACCGCTCCGACTACCTCGCCATGGCGCACGACCAGTTCGTGGAAGCCCTCGGCGACCGCTACGTCGACGAGTGCGCGGCGGAGTGCTGCGAGGAGGGAATCTAATGCAACTCACCGAGCTTCGCATTGCCGGATTCGGCGGCCAGGGCGTCATCCTCTCCGCCATCGTCATCGGCAAGGCCGCTTCCATCTTTGAAGGCGACTTCGCCACCATGACCCAGAGCTTTGGCCCCGAGGCCCGCGGCGGCGCCTGTAGTGCGCAGGTCATCCTCTCCGAGTCGCCGGTCCTTTATCCCTACGTGACTCGTCCGGACATCCTGGTCGTCATGTCGCAGGAGGCGTACACCAAGTTCGTGCCCGAACTGAAACCGGGCGGCACCTTGGTCATCGAGCAGGACCTGGTCCGCGTCGGCGATCTTCCCTCCGGTACCACGGTCTTCAGTTGTCCGGCAACCCGGCTTGCCGAAGAGCTGGGCAAGAAAATGGTGCTCAATATCGTGATGGTCGGCTTCTACGCCGCGGTTACGGACCTGGTGAAGCCCGAGTCGCTGCGTCAGGCGGTCGCCGACTCCGTTCCCCCGGCCTTCAAGGAACTCAACCTCAAGGCGTTCGACAAGGGTTTTGAGTACGGCAAGTCCCGCGCCGCCGGCGAGGCCGCCACTGCGGAAGAATCCGAGTCTTCCGTCAAGGCCCTCGAAGTCCACTGATTCGTTGTTCTGCAGGATGTAGCCCGGCCGCGCTTCGGCCGGTTTTTTTCTTTCTATCCAGATCTCAACTTACAAGACCCGCTCGTGTTCTCCGCCCACGATGGGCTCCCGGTGCCGAACGCGGCTGTAAATGGAGAAGAGTGTCTTGGCGAGTTTGTTGCCCGGGCGATGCAGGCCTTCGGTCGGGGGCCGCACCGGTCGCTCGGCCAGCAGGAGCATGATTTCCCCGAATTCGCGCAGTACCGGCAACGTCTGAAATGCGAGCGACACACGCACCTGCCAGGCAAACGGCAGATGGGAAATAAATGGAACGTCGGGCCGAATCGGTCGAGTCTCCAGCTTCAGGAAGTAGGGTGATACTTCGCGCCGTAGCGTGTCGGCATCGAAGTGTTCGAGAAAAATTCCCGCCCTTGAGTAGCGGCGTGCCAGCGGCAAGCCCAGGAGTCGCCGCAGCAAGTCATCGTGCTCCACCGAGCAAAGGTAGCGGCCGTCGTCGCGCAACGCATCGGCAATGACGCGATACATGGCCATGCGCTGGTCGCGTGAATCGAGCGGAGTCGCTGAGACTGCCCGGTCGAAGCTGCCAGGCGCCAGATGAAACTGGCCTGCGTCGGCCTGCGCCAGCCCGACCTGCCCGCGCAAATCGCCGCTGCGCACCACGCGTGGAAGCGGGAATGTAGTCGGGGCAACGCCGGACGGTAGCCTGGAGCTTAACCTGCGCAGCGCGTTAATCGAGAAATCCACTGCCAGCACTCGCGCCCCTAATTGCGCCATCAACATTGTGAACCGGCCATCCCCGCTCCCAATGTCCACCGCGGTGCAGCCGTCGAGAGGTTCCAGGCGACGCAGATGTTGCGGTACTTGGAGCAGATCGAACAAGCTGGAACGCCAGCCAAACTGGGGCGCGACGAAGCTTTCGGGCATGTTCGCGTATTCGCGATCCCGGATGGCCATCTCATGATCGCCTTCAGCTCCCAAAGCGCTCACCACCATGCGGGCGATTCCGTCCTGGATTAGGTATTCAGTTTTGCAGATCACGCAGCGGAGTTGCGCGTCGATCACGCCGAAGGCGCCGCTGCGCAGTTCGGCTGTAGGCGCCAGCTCACCGCCATCATGGCTGCAGCGAAGCAGAACGAGCATATCCCGTGGGAATTCGGCACAGCTTATCCCTGGCTGAACCGCAGGGGATTTGGGCGTTGGAGATGTCACCTCGTCGGGCCCAGTCATCGAATCATCAGCCTCGGAGTTACGCGAGCAGTATAAGGTAAGATCTCAACTTGAAGCCGTTCGAGAAAAACTTCGCGTAGGGGTACGACGGCCTCCGGCTTCGAGCGTCACCATTGTGCTCTCCGGCGGAAGTGGCGGCGGAGAAAGAAAATTGGCGCGGCCCCCGGGTCCGCGCCAACTCACAAACAACAAGACACTCGCAACCGACAATTGCCTCGCGTCGACCTTTGCCAGGTCCTATCGACCCGCACCGGCAAGTGCAGTCGCTGGAACTGCTGCTGCTTTCGCCGCCGTTCCCAGCTTGCGGCCACCTTCCGCAGCCCACTGCTCCAGCATCGGTGTGGTAACAGACTTGGGACGCTCGATAGGACTTCCGAGAGCTCGGTCCCAGGTGATATTGGCCATGCACCCGAGGGCGCGACCGACACCGAACAGCACGGTGTAGAAGTCCCACTCGTGCAGCCCGTAGTACCACTGGATGACGCCGGACTGGGCATCCACGTTCGGCCAAGGATTCTTGGCCTTGCCGTGTTGCGCCAGAACACCGGGCGCCACTTCGAAGATCATGGAAACAAGTTTGAACAGCGGATCGACCTTGAGCCCTGGAGTCGCCAGACAGAACTCGCGCTGCGACATGTAGCGCGGGTCGGTCTTGCGAAGAACGGCGTGGCCGTACCCCGGAATCACCTGGCCGGCCTTGAGCGTATCCCACAGCGCCTGGGTCACCAACTCCTTGGTCGGTTCCTCGTCCTTGCAGTATTTCTTCTCGAATTTCAGCAGCCAGTCCAGGACCTCCTGGTTGGCAAGGCCGTGGAGCGGGCCGGCAAGGCCGTTGAGGCCGGCGGAATAAGCATAGTAGGGATCCGACAGGGCCGAGTGCACCAAGTGCGTCGTATGGGCGGAAACATTGCCGGATTCGTGGTCGGAGTGAAGGATAAAGTACATACGGGCAACATCCTTGTACTCTTCGACCTGCCCGATCATGTACGCGAAATTTGCGCCCGAATCCAGATCCCGATTGATCGCCACCTGAAAATCGCTGCGATACTTGAGGTTGTAAATGAACGCGGCGATGATGGGGATACGGGCCACGATGTCGAAGGCATCTTCGTAGACGTATTCCCATGCCGCCATCTTGTTGAAATTGCCCGACCCGTAGAAATGCGCGAACTTGGAGTCCTTCTGCATGGCCAGAATGCCGGTGGAGAGCATCACCATGGGATGGCTGTCGCGGGGCAGGGCGCGGATGACGTCCCATACGTAGGAAG
This region includes:
- a CDS encoding NADPH:quinone reductase, which produces MKAIRVREFGGPEVLRLENVPDPLPGPGAVLVRVRAIGVNPVDTYIRSGAYGIKPALPYTPGSDAAGEVESVGEGVTKVRPGDRVYIYRSLTGAYAEKALCTEAQVHALAKNVSYAQGGALGVPYVTAYRAMFHKASAQPGETVLIHGASGGVGVAAVQMARAAGLMVVGTASTDKGKELVAGEGAHHVVDHSAADAQEQLMKLTGGRGFDIILEMLANKNLAKDLTMLVIKGRVVVVGSRGAVEINPRDMMARDAVVYGMTSFNISDHDLASIHAALVAGLENGTLRPVVGQELALKDAARAHQAVMEPGAYGKIALIP
- a CDS encoding phosphoribosyltransferase gives rise to the protein MMFRDRFDAGETLAEKLREYAGRADVVVLALPRGGVPVGYEVARALGVALDVFVVRKLGTPGQPELAMGAIASGGVRVLNRDVVEALGIPDWAIEEATQQEQAELERREGQYRGDRPPLEVHGKTVILVDDGLATGSTMRAAAAALRKAGASRIVVAVPVAARATCDQLREEGNEVLCASTPEPFFAVGQWYKDFAQTTDEEVRDLLERAVVKGQ
- a CDS encoding GYD domain-containing protein yields the protein MATYVILSQLSPDAFDDPKDFKKMAKTVADKIRKECKGVVWKQSYALLGRFDVVDIVEAADVREVERAALIIRAYGHASTETMPATPWNTFVDGL
- a CDS encoding amino acid permease yields the protein MIVMGGIVGAGIFINPYVVAQQVRTPVLILGAWIVGGLIALAGAFIYAELAARMPDVGGQYAYLREAYHPAVAFLYGWVLLLVIQTGGMAAVSITFARYLLDLTGAPAPDWLVGAAALAVLTLINCLGVKQGSAVQSTLMVMKIVAIAALIFCGVFLLRRPSQFTLRPVVGEAPSFHLFSMFGAAMVPVLFAYGGWQTANFIGGEIRDPRRNLPRGLLLGVCGVIALYVGVSFVCVRALGPAGLAHTETPASAVMRVALGETGKKLIAVGIAISTLGFLSQSILTAPRVYFAMAGDGLFFRAVARIHPRTRVPVVAIILQSVWTVVIAVSGRYEQILNYVVSMDFIFFGLTATCIFAFRRRDPVGVPPLPDLGSCRSGKAAPGYRVPGHPVTTALFVAACWLVVANTIYRYPRNSLAGMVILAAGVPVYFIWSIRGSRHRKMPDSSP
- a CDS encoding pyridoxal phosphate-dependent aminotransferase; its protein translation is MNRSTICSAYMEFAKLHSASRFNLAASGIMNYPLSELPVTLDQLEINGPTAYGYEPLITRLAAKHNVAPDCVVYVNGGTSLANHLALACTTEPGDHVLIETPGYELLDTTARFLGLEIDHFARRFEDGYRLYPLDIERQLTPRTRLIIITNLHNPSGVLADNDTLRLIGNLARSAGARVLVDEVYLDMAFERTPPSSFHLDPESFVVTSSLTKAYGLSGLRCGWILAEPELARRIWRINDVFGATPVHAAELLSVIALDNLPKIAVRAKSLLGTNRALLNRFFDSCAELDVVRPQFGTVAFPRLRSGDVDRLFNRLRDKYEASVVPGSFFSAPRHFRIGVGGETEMTREALDRLGRTLQELS
- a CDS encoding enoyl-CoA hydratase; this translates as MAFANIRFENDGPLGILTLNRPNRRNALSLDLMLEVIDCLNRVGGDASVRAVILAAEGKVFSSGHDLSEMVGRNINDYRRIFDVCAEMMMKIQGIPQPVVAEVQGMATAAGCQLVATCDLAIAVAEATFATPGVKIGLFCTTPMVALSRAIGRKRALQMLMTGEPVNSHTAAEWGLINEVTTAAELRSRTQALALKIAGASPLTLAIGKQAYYTQVDLDQPKAYAYAKEIMSMNSMAADAQEGIAAFLGKRAACWAGK
- a CDS encoding 4Fe-4S binding protein, with translation MAKGSVSIHVERCKACGFCVEFCPTKVLALSSAFNSKGYHPPQMVAPEKCSGCDLCGMYCPDFAIFGYRLHPPEGAGAADKEAPDAR
- a CDS encoding 2-oxoacid:acceptor oxidoreductase subunit alpha, with amino-acid sequence MHADPTGVLTGTHFLDGDHACCEGCLAAGARFASGYPITPSTEVVERFASRIPTVGGTFIQMEDELAASICLQGAVWGGAKAFTVTSGPGFSLMMEHIGYAAMTETPCVFVNVQRGGPSTGLPTLPAQADMMQARWGSHGDYGIIALCPNSPQECFDLTIKAFNLSEQYRVPVMVMMDEVVGHMTEKVVIPPADQLEVTPRKHTKKSPADYLPYQCNGDGSLVPEMAHAGEGYNFHVTGLTHDERGYPNMTVKVQDQLVKRLCAKIDNAKDLVAYEADNLEGTDVVVVSYGITSRVAQRAIDLARAQGLRVGKLRLIIAWPFPEKVIRDLASKVKAFVVPELNLGQMVREVERAARGAAKVIHVGHAGGGVHQPEAIVKAIVEANQ
- a CDS encoding 2-oxoacid:ferredoxin oxidoreductase subunit beta, yielding MSTVPVNPVLPFLRTDRLPTIWCPGCGIGTTVNCFSRALLDSGVDLRHLAIVSGIGCTGRVAGYVKLDSFHTTHGRAIPFATGLKLANPKLNVVVYSGDGDLSAIGGNHLIHAARRNMDIKVICVNNLIYAMTGGQTAPTTPGHVITSTHPYGTFDPNFNLPHLVEAAGAVYVARWTTFHVRQIARSMAEVFKKPGFCFIEILSPCPTLYQRRNKMGDGLDTMKFYKEHSKIKNGVSTSEVGLTRNGDIIVGKFVDRDRSDYLAMAHDQFVEALGDRYVDECAAECCEEGI
- a CDS encoding 2-oxoacid:acceptor oxidoreductase family protein, whose amino-acid sequence is MQLTELRIAGFGGQGVILSAIVIGKAASIFEGDFATMTQSFGPEARGGACSAQVILSESPVLYPYVTRPDILVVMSQEAYTKFVPELKPGGTLVIEQDLVRVGDLPSGTTVFSCPATRLAEELGKKMVLNIVMVGFYAAVTDLVKPESLRQAVADSVPPAFKELNLKAFDKGFEYGKSRAAGEAATAEESESSVKALEVH
- a CDS encoding methyltransferase domain-containing protein, with amino-acid sequence MLVLLRCSHDGGELAPTAELRSGAFGVIDAQLRCVICKTEYLIQDGIARMVVSALGAEGDHEMAIRDREYANMPESFVAPQFGWRSSLFDLLQVPQHLRRLEPLDGCTAVDIGSGDGRFTMLMAQLGARVLAVDFSINALRRLSSRLPSGVAPTTFPLPRVVRSGDLRGQVGLAQADAGQFHLAPGSFDRAVSATPLDSRDQRMAMYRVIADALRDDGRYLCSVEHDDLLRRLLGLPLARRYSRAGIFLEHFDADTLRREVSPYFLKLETRPIRPDVPFISHLPFAWQVRVSLAFQTLPVLREFGEIMLLLAERPVRPPTEGLHRPGNKLAKTLFSIYSRVRHREPIVGGEHERVL
- a CDS encoding citrate (Si)-synthase translates to MALKEVLRQKIEEFRPRTTKLIKEHGHVVIDEVTIEQTMGGARDIRSLVTDISYLDPQEGIRFRGKTIPETLAFLPKARNSNYPTVEAFWYFLLTGESPNQAQHREVLGEWKVRQMVPSYVWDVIRALPRDSHPMVMLSTGILAMQKDSKFAHFYGSGNFNKMAAWEYVYEDAFDIVARIPIIAAFIYNLKYRSDFQVAINRDLDSGANFAYMIGQVEEYKDVARMYFILHSDHESGNVSAHTTHLVHSALSDPYYAYSAGLNGLAGPLHGLANQEVLDWLLKFEKKYCKDEEPTKELVTQALWDTLKAGQVIPGYGHAVLRKTDPRYMSQREFCLATPGLKVDPLFKLVSMIFEVAPGVLAQHGKAKNPWPNVDAQSGVIQWYYGLHEWDFYTVLFGVGRALGCMANITWDRALGSPIERPKSVTTPMLEQWAAEGGRKLGTAAKAAAVPATALAGAGR